Part of the Paenibacillus sp. FSL R7-0273 genome is shown below.
TCCCGCTGAAGTACGGGGTGGATCAATGTGTGGGCGATACGCTATGTGCCGGAGGCATTATGTACGGACAGCGGGGGATTGCAGAAATGCTGGAAATCTGCCGTGATATCCGTGAGGTGGCCTCACCTGATGTGCTGCTGCTCAATTATTCTAACCCGATGGCCATGCTGACCTGGGCCTGCAATAAATACGGCGGTGTCCGGACGATCGGCCTCTGCCACGGCGTGCAGCACGGACATCACCAGATCGCGGAGGTCTACGGGCTGGAGAAATCTGAAGTGGATATCATCTGTGCGGGCATCAACCACCAGACCTGGTATATCTCAGCGAAGCATAAGGGCAAGGATCTGACAGCAGGCCTGCTGGAGGCGTTCGAGCGTCATCCGGAGTTCAGCCGGACAGAGAAGGTGCGGATTGATATGCTGCGCCAGTTCGGCTACTACAGCACGGAATCCAACGGCCACCTTAGCGAATATGTTCCATGGTACCGCAAACGCAGCGGTGAAATCATGGACTGGATTGATCTGGGCAGCTGGATTAACGGCGAAACCGGAGGCTACCTGCGGGTGTGCACAGAGGGACGCAACTGGTTCGAGACTGATTTTCCCAACTGGATGAAGGACCCGGCACTGGAGTATACACCGGAGAACCGCGGGGAGGAGCACGGCTCCTATATTATTGAAGGGCTTGAGACCGGCCGGGTGTACCGGGGCCACTTCAATGTTGTGAACAATGGCGTAATCGCCAACCTGCCCGCTGATGCTGTTATCGAAGCCCCGGGATATGCGGATCACAACGGGATCTCGATGCCGCTAGTCGGCGAGCTGCCGCTCGGTCCGGCTGCTGTCTGCAACGTCAGCATCTCGGTACAGCGACTGGCGGTTGAGGCAGCGGTGCACGGGGACGACCAGCTGCTGCGTCAGGCGTTCATGATGGACCCGCTGGTCGGGGCAGTCTGCAATCCGAAGGAAATCTGGCAGATGGTTGATGAGATGCTAGTGGCCGGGGAAGAGTGGCTGCCGCAATATAAAACGGCGATTGCCGCAGCGAAGGAGCGTCTGGCTTCCGGGAACCTGATTCCTACCCGTACAGATAATGAGGGAGCTGCACGCCTTAAAGTGAAGACAGTGGAGGAGATGCAGCAGGACCGCGATGCCGCCAACAAAAATGCCGGTGAATCCGACAAGGGCAAGGACCGGGAGAAGGTGCAGTAAAAAGAAAAGGGCCGGCGCAGCGACTGTCTGCTTCCGGCCTGCTTTTGTATAAAGGTGAGTGATGTCAATGTGAAGGTCTCACTCCCGGATCAGCTGGTCATTTTGCAGCTTCGCAATCTTTTTGCGGATAGGCCTGCTAATGGAAACAAAGAACAGGCTCAGAACGACAAGGAGCAGGCCCATGACCAGATTAATCCTGTTGAGGGCAGAGGGGTTATTCACAAACGTCAGGGAGATGTTAAGCAGGCCAATGATCAGCTCCATCAACGCCAGGGACATCCACAGCGTGTTAATTCTTTTATAATGCCTGAGCTTGGAATCGATGTCGGAATAGATGCTGAACGCACCCTCGGCTGCCTTTCTTCTGAAGATCACCCAGCGCAGGTTGCTGTACTTAAGCATGCCCCATAACCATTTGCCCGTCGGCACAAGCTCTGCCCCTGTTTCTTTCATAAACTGCAGATATT
Proteins encoded:
- a CDS encoding DUF2812 domain-containing protein, translating into MSLVKHRFFSDFEKEEEWLNEMAAQGYALSEYSWSRYTFEESGKGEYIYRIELLKENPQGPEAAEYLQFMKETGAELVPTGKWLWGMLKYSNLRWVIFRRKAAEGAFSIYSDIDSKLRHYKRINTLWMSLALMELIIGLLNISLTFVNNPSALNRINLVMGLLLVVLSLFFVSISRPIRKKIAKLQNDQLIRE
- a CDS encoding alpha-glucosidase/alpha-galactosidase, translating into MSFKVTFIGAGSIGFTRGLLRDLLTVAEFRNIEVSFMDINDHNLQMVTELCQRDITENGLSIQIKPTTDRREALKDAKYVFCTIRMGGLEAFATDVDIPLKYGVDQCVGDTLCAGGIMYGQRGIAEMLEICRDIREVASPDVLLLNYSNPMAMLTWACNKYGGVRTIGLCHGVQHGHHQIAEVYGLEKSEVDIICAGINHQTWYISAKHKGKDLTAGLLEAFERHPEFSRTEKVRIDMLRQFGYYSTESNGHLSEYVPWYRKRSGEIMDWIDLGSWINGETGGYLRVCTEGRNWFETDFPNWMKDPALEYTPENRGEEHGSYIIEGLETGRVYRGHFNVVNNGVIANLPADAVIEAPGYADHNGISMPLVGELPLGPAAVCNVSISVQRLAVEAAVHGDDQLLRQAFMMDPLVGAVCNPKEIWQMVDEMLVAGEEWLPQYKTAIAAAKERLASGNLIPTRTDNEGAARLKVKTVEEMQQDRDAANKNAGESDKGKDREKVQ